One segment of Rhodopirellula baltica SH 1 DNA contains the following:
- a CDS encoding SDR family oxidoreductase — MTKIAVTAASGNLGGSIVHAAVEIVGKENVIGLARTPSKAESLGVEVRQGDYTLRDQLRESLRGIDALLLVSGMDAPTKRIGQHRNVIEAAKEAGVSKIVYTSIQGAEEGTAFSPVVQSNRQTEEDIRDSGLQWVIGRNGIYIEPDVEYIETYKQRGEIANCAGDAKCGYTTRGELAFAYARMLTESKHDGQTYNLHGEAITQRKLAEYLNDAYGTELKYRTMTVGEYREDRIAELGEFLGTVIAGIYEGIRNGAVNNESHFCLAAGRKHQGWKAYFDRLKANSAQE, encoded by the coding sequence ATGACAAAAATTGCCGTCACTGCCGCCAGCGGAAACTTGGGCGGATCAATTGTCCACGCCGCCGTTGAAATCGTCGGCAAAGAGAACGTTATCGGACTTGCACGCACTCCTAGCAAAGCCGAATCGCTCGGTGTCGAAGTACGCCAGGGCGACTACACGTTGCGCGATCAATTGCGGGAATCACTTCGCGGTATCGACGCATTGTTACTCGTTTCTGGAATGGACGCTCCCACGAAGCGTATTGGTCAACATCGCAACGTCATCGAAGCTGCCAAGGAGGCGGGTGTTAGCAAGATTGTCTACACCAGCATTCAAGGCGCAGAAGAAGGCACTGCGTTCTCACCTGTTGTCCAAAGTAATCGCCAGACGGAAGAAGACATTCGCGACAGCGGCCTTCAGTGGGTGATCGGTCGCAACGGTATCTATATTGAACCAGATGTCGAGTACATCGAGACCTACAAACAACGTGGTGAGATTGCAAACTGCGCTGGTGACGCAAAGTGCGGCTACACAACTCGCGGCGAACTGGCCTTTGCCTACGCCCGCATGTTGACGGAATCGAAGCACGACGGCCAGACGTACAATCTGCACGGCGAAGCGATCACACAGCGAAAGTTGGCCGAGTACTTGAACGACGCGTATGGTACGGAGCTGAAATATCGCACCATGACAGTTGGCGAGTATCGCGAAGACCGCATTGCAGAACTCGGCGAGTTCCTCGGCACGGTAATTGCGGGCATCTATGAAGGCATCCGCAACGGAGCCGTGAATAACGAAAGCCATTTTTGCCTTGCTGCTGGTCGCAAGCACCAAGGCTGGAAAGCATACTTTGACCGACTCAAGGCTAACTCAGCACAAGAGTAG
- the egtD gene encoding L-histidine N(alpha)-methyltransferase yields MPCKYFYDGAGSRLFDEICELDEYYLTRTELAITSENADAIAHQIDRRVMLIEFGSGSSIKTRILLDALIDPVAYVPVDVSEEHLLMTADDLRSSYPGIEICPVVADFTKPFSLPTAKAPYSHVALYFPGSTIGNYTPEEAAGLLASIAKLLGPQGGLLIGIDLQKDVSTIVAAYDDSQGVTAKFNLNLLERINRELNGDFVLPNFQHKAIYNSTDHRIEISIVSLVDQNVMVGDTVVNFAKGEKILTEYSHKYSIEGFAELARPHGFSLHQQWTDSEGLFGLLHLVPDGAADE; encoded by the coding sequence CTGCCTTGCAAATACTTCTATGATGGTGCCGGATCAAGACTGTTTGATGAGATCTGCGAACTCGACGAGTACTATCTGACGCGAACGGAACTCGCCATCACGAGTGAAAACGCAGACGCGATCGCACACCAAATTGATCGGCGTGTTATGCTGATTGAATTCGGCAGCGGCAGTTCGATCAAGACTCGAATTCTGCTGGATGCACTGATTGATCCGGTGGCCTACGTGCCAGTCGACGTTTCAGAAGAACATCTTTTGATGACAGCCGACGACTTGCGTTCAAGCTATCCTGGAATTGAGATTTGTCCTGTGGTCGCCGACTTTACGAAACCGTTTTCGCTGCCGACAGCCAAGGCCCCCTATTCGCACGTGGCCCTCTATTTCCCGGGATCGACGATTGGCAACTACACGCCGGAAGAGGCAGCAGGACTTCTCGCGTCGATCGCCAAATTGCTTGGCCCCCAAGGTGGGTTGCTGATTGGCATTGATCTTCAAAAAGATGTGTCCACCATTGTCGCTGCCTACGATGATTCTCAAGGCGTTACCGCAAAATTCAACTTGAATTTATTGGAGCGTATCAACCGTGAGCTAAATGGTGATTTCGTCTTGCCCAACTTTCAGCACAAAGCGATCTACAACTCGACGGATCATCGCATCGAAATTTCGATTGTCAGTCTTGTGGATCAAAACGTGATGGTCGGAGACACAGTCGTTAATTTTGCGAAAGGCGAGAAGATTCTGACCGAGTATTCGCACAAGTATAGCATCGAGGGTTTCGCCGAACTGGCTAGGCCGCATGGTTTCAGCTTGCACCAACAGTGGACGGACAGCGAAGGCCTGTTCGGCTTGCTGCATCTTGTGCCAGACGGAGCGGCAGATGAATGA
- the egtB gene encoding ergothioneine biosynthesis protein EgtB, giving the protein MNENAADSSLSKQFESVRRFTDRITASLSPEDCMVQSMEDASPVRWHLAHGTWFFETFVLKQEADYTVFDKHFSYLFNSYYNAIGEQFPRPNRGTISRPGLDCIREYRRYVDRELLSRLQSPDFVARHAETITVGLNHEQQHQELILTDIKNALASNPMLPVYEDREFAPSNGTTDSWAEITDGKYDVGHDGDGFCFDNELPRHTVFLPAFRISLNLTTCGQFIEFINDGGYERPELWLSLGWNAVKERSWNAPLYWMRRDGRWMQFTLAGLTPVDPDWPICHVSYFEADAFARWAGKRLPTEFEWEVACRSLTETRAEANTGQFADKLFAGGYAIHPTLSSGGFFGSVWQWTASSYQAYPGYRPPPGAIGEYNGKFMCNQYVLRGGSVATSQSHIRDTYRNFFPADARWQFSGFRLAE; this is encoded by the coding sequence ATGAATGAGAACGCTGCGGATTCGAGCTTGAGCAAACAATTCGAGAGTGTTCGGCGGTTTACCGATCGCATCACGGCGTCGCTTTCGCCGGAAGACTGCATGGTGCAGTCGATGGAGGATGCGAGCCCAGTGCGTTGGCATCTCGCACACGGGACATGGTTCTTTGAAACGTTCGTACTGAAACAAGAAGCGGACTACACGGTATTTGACAAGCACTTTTCCTATCTGTTTAACTCCTATTACAACGCGATTGGCGAGCAATTCCCCCGACCCAACCGGGGAACGATCTCGCGGCCTGGACTTGATTGCATTCGGGAGTATCGCCGTTACGTTGATCGGGAGTTGCTCAGCCGATTGCAATCGCCCGACTTCGTTGCTCGGCATGCTGAAACGATCACCGTAGGTTTGAACCACGAACAACAGCATCAGGAGTTGATCCTTACGGACATCAAGAATGCGTTGGCGTCCAATCCGATGTTGCCCGTGTATGAAGACCGCGAGTTTGCGCCGTCAAATGGGACGACGGATTCGTGGGCAGAGATCACCGATGGCAAATACGACGTCGGACACGATGGAGATGGGTTTTGTTTCGACAATGAACTGCCTCGTCACACGGTATTTCTTCCGGCATTTCGTATCTCGTTGAATTTGACGACCTGTGGACAGTTCATTGAGTTCATCAACGATGGGGGATACGAGCGACCGGAGTTATGGCTCTCACTCGGCTGGAACGCGGTCAAGGAACGGAGTTGGAACGCACCGCTCTACTGGATGCGCCGAGATGGTCGATGGATGCAATTCACATTGGCAGGGCTTACGCCGGTCGATCCCGATTGGCCCATCTGTCATGTCAGCTATTTTGAGGCGGATGCGTTCGCACGATGGGCTGGCAAACGACTCCCCACCGAATTTGAATGGGAGGTCGCATGTCGAAGTCTCACCGAGACGCGTGCAGAAGCTAATACGGGCCAATTCGCTGACAAGTTGTTCGCAGGCGGCTACGCCATTCACCCGACGTTGTCATCGGGTGGATTTTTTGGTTCCGTTTGGCAGTGGACTGCGAGTAGCTATCAAGCCTATCCCGGTTACCGCCCACCGCCCGGTGCGATCGGCGAGTACAACGGAAAGTTCATGTGCAATCAATACGTCCTGCGTGGAGGAAGCGTGGCAACGTCGCAGTCGCATATTCGCGACACATACCGAAACTTTTTCCCAGCGGACGCACGCTGGCAGTTCTCCGGCTTCCGCTTGGCAGAATAG
- a CDS encoding alkyl/aryl-sulfatase has translation MNRLFLPLILLLVAAPVFAQDNAATRKLTQQSKQFEEQIVKVADKVHVAVGFSPANVSMIVGDDGVVIVDTGMTRDDADRIVAEFRKITDKPVKAIIFTHSHGDHTGGVTSFLGAERPQIWAHNNFGSEYRPLTDAGVTFQSVRAARQAGFKLPPEQRINNGVAPVRYPKSGGHAFASGAESKPSHFLEGDRQTINVAGVELELVSAPGETNDELFVWYPAGKVLFAGDNFYRSFPNLYAIRGTPNRSVRLWADSLTNMSANNAVALVGGHTKPIVGADEVKQVLGDYRDAVQFIHDKTVEGMNKGLTPDELVEYVQLPENLASKDYLQPFYGHPEWGVRSVFNGYLGWFDGNPSNLFRLSPKAEAERVAKLAGGVGNLMESAHDALAADDNQWAAQLADHLLAINPDDKNAKQVKANALTNLASTMVNATARNYYLTVARELRE, from the coding sequence ATGAACCGACTCTTCCTTCCATTGATCCTGCTGCTCGTAGCGGCCCCCGTTTTTGCACAAGACAATGCTGCGACCAGAAAGCTGACGCAACAATCGAAACAGTTTGAAGAACAAATCGTCAAAGTCGCCGATAAAGTCCACGTCGCAGTCGGATTCAGTCCGGCGAACGTTTCGATGATCGTTGGTGACGATGGCGTTGTCATTGTCGATACGGGAATGACGCGAGACGACGCCGATCGCATCGTGGCGGAGTTTCGCAAGATCACCGACAAACCGGTCAAGGCGATCATCTTCACGCACTCACATGGTGACCATACCGGCGGTGTGACTTCGTTTCTTGGAGCAGAGCGACCGCAAATCTGGGCTCACAACAACTTCGGAAGCGAATACCGTCCATTGACGGATGCCGGTGTTACGTTTCAATCAGTCCGAGCAGCAAGGCAAGCTGGATTCAAGTTGCCACCGGAGCAACGGATCAACAACGGCGTCGCCCCGGTTCGATACCCCAAGAGCGGCGGCCACGCGTTCGCGTCAGGTGCGGAGTCGAAACCGTCACACTTTCTCGAAGGAGATCGGCAGACGATCAACGTGGCCGGAGTTGAACTTGAACTCGTGTCAGCACCCGGTGAGACCAACGACGAACTGTTCGTCTGGTATCCGGCTGGCAAAGTACTCTTCGCTGGCGACAATTTCTACCGATCGTTTCCAAACTTGTACGCGATTCGAGGGACTCCCAACCGTAGCGTTCGCCTGTGGGCCGACAGCCTCACTAATATGTCTGCCAACAATGCGGTCGCCTTGGTCGGTGGCCACACCAAACCGATTGTCGGAGCAGACGAAGTCAAACAAGTCCTCGGCGATTACCGTGATGCCGTTCAGTTCATCCACGACAAAACCGTCGAGGGAATGAACAAGGGACTCACGCCCGATGAACTGGTCGAGTACGTGCAACTTCCCGAAAACCTCGCCAGCAAGGATTACTTGCAACCGTTCTACGGACATCCCGAGTGGGGAGTACGAAGCGTTTTCAATGGTTACCTCGGCTGGTTCGACGGCAATCCTTCCAATTTGTTTCGTCTCTCACCAAAAGCAGAAGCAGAACGTGTTGCGAAACTTGCCGGAGGAGTAGGCAATCTAATGGAGTCCGCCCACGATGCGCTGGCCGCCGACGATAACCAATGGGCCGCACAACTCGCCGATCACCTGCTTGCAATCAACCCGGACGACAAAAACGCGAAGCAAGTCAAGGCGAACGCACTAACCAATCTCGCCAGCACCATGGTCAACGCAACCGCTCGCAACTACTACCTCACCGTCGCCCGCGAGCTAAGGGAGTAG
- a CDS encoding maltose acetyltransferase domain-containing protein gives MSEKQKMLAGQPCDPADRDLTNERLHVRKSLHVLNNGESDKAGYSLSSRATVR, from the coding sequence ATGAGTGAAAAGCAAAAGATGCTCGCCGGTCAACCTTGCGATCCCGCGGACCGCGATCTGACGAACGAGCGTCTGCACGTCCGGAAGTCACTGCATGTGTTGAACAACGGCGAATCGGACAAAGCTGGCTACTCCCTTAGCTCGCGGGCGACGGTGAGGTAG
- a CDS encoding CIA30 family protein, translated as MLPFVRLCCFGAIVAVLSTSVHAQTMTSLFDFTQSSDTDKWQIVNDGVMGGRSSSQASIVSVDAGGESKGETNAMRFTGNLSLENNGGFASVRSRPNGSLGLDPGETIMLRVKGDGRRYTFNLYTPDRRTAFSYQLEFDTKAGQWTEVKLPVDKFVAHSYGRPMPNMKLTPSQVHSVGILLGDKKPGPFEILVDSIVVE; from the coding sequence ATGCTCCCATTCGTCCGCCTCTGTTGCTTTGGCGCGATCGTCGCAGTGCTATCCACCTCCGTTCATGCCCAAACCATGACTAGCCTGTTCGATTTCACTCAGTCCAGTGACACGGATAAATGGCAGATCGTCAACGACGGTGTCATGGGCGGTCGATCGAGTAGCCAAGCGTCGATCGTGAGCGTGGACGCTGGCGGCGAATCGAAGGGTGAAACCAATGCGATGCGGTTCACCGGCAACCTTTCGCTCGAGAACAATGGCGGGTTTGCTTCGGTGCGGTCCCGACCCAACGGCTCACTGGGCCTCGATCCCGGCGAGACGATCATGTTACGAGTCAAAGGTGACGGACGACGCTACACATTCAACCTCTACACTCCCGATCGCCGCACCGCGTTCTCGTATCAATTGGAGTTCGACACGAAAGCCGGTCAGTGGACCGAGGTCAAACTCCCCGTCGATAAGTTCGTCGCTCATTCCTACGGCCGACCCATGCCCAACATGAAGCTGACGCCCAGCCAAGTTCATTCCGTCGGCATCTTGCTCGGTGACAAGAAGCCAGGGCCGTTTGAGATCTTGGTTGACTCGATCGTGGTTGAGTGA
- a CDS encoding tautomerase family protein: protein MPYINVQITKGATREHKSRLVRRMTDALVEELGKKPEYIHIVIQEVDDEDWGYAGMLTDEWKRQQQSQQQ, encoded by the coding sequence ATGCCTTACATCAATGTTCAGATCACCAAGGGTGCCACTCGCGAGCATAAATCGCGATTGGTCCGCCGTATGACCGACGCTTTGGTCGAAGAACTCGGCAAGAAACCTGAATACATTCATATCGTCATCCAGGAAGTGGACGACGAGGATTGGGGATATGCTGGAATGCTGACTGACGAGTGGAAACGGCAACAGCAATCGCAGCAGCAGTGA
- a CDS encoding DUF1801 domain-containing protein, giving the protein MTEAEKENLINLLDSLVMAAVPKASKVAKYGGTLYTLKPDEKEGQFCGVFPYKAHVQLSFAHGASLDDPDGLLEGGGKFRRHLTYKSTDDVDANVVKRFCKAAIKL; this is encoded by the coding sequence ATGACTGAAGCAGAGAAAGAGAACCTGATAAACCTGCTCGATTCGCTCGTGATGGCGGCGGTTCCGAAGGCGTCGAAGGTCGCGAAATATGGTGGCACGCTTTACACGTTGAAGCCGGATGAAAAGGAAGGGCAGTTCTGCGGTGTGTTCCCATACAAGGCTCATGTGCAGTTGTCGTTCGCTCATGGGGCTTCGCTCGACGATCCCGATGGGTTGCTCGAAGGCGGCGGGAAGTTCCGTCGCCACCTGACGTATAAGAGCACGGACGATGTCGATGCGAACGTCGTCAAGCGTTTCTGCAAAGCCGCCATCAAACTTTAG
- a CDS encoding tRNA-binding protein → MSDYPYNFDVKITETLVYLPKHIVSQLDFGKSKRLRIDGEINGIRIECGLMPDKGKWCFMVSKKLQKLCGIAPGDTASVSFDIADSEAVVVPKELQFALEANDAAMSAWEKWTAGKRRAQCHRVSSAKRVETRERRAEEVIALCLAELGMQAGVTPWQAFENLDMRAGTITAVANLPKARKPAYKVTADFGSELGTKRTSAQITVNYSKDELVGRQIIGVVNIPPKQIGTFMSEFLIVGFYRDDGSVILAIPDKSIPNGAKLA, encoded by the coding sequence ATGAGTGACTATCCCTACAACTTCGACGTCAAGATCACTGAGACGCTGGTCTACTTGCCGAAGCACATTGTCTCGCAGTTGGACTTCGGAAAGTCGAAGCGTCTGCGGATCGACGGCGAAATCAACGGCATTCGCATTGAGTGCGGCTTGATGCCCGACAAGGGCAAGTGGTGCTTCATGGTGTCGAAGAAACTGCAAAAGTTGTGTGGCATCGCACCCGGCGATACGGCAAGTGTCAGCTTCGACATCGCGGACTCCGAAGCCGTCGTTGTGCCGAAGGAACTGCAGTTTGCACTCGAAGCGAACGATGCTGCGATGTCGGCCTGGGAGAAGTGGACCGCGGGCAAACGACGTGCTCAATGCCATCGCGTCTCGTCGGCGAAGCGGGTGGAGACTCGGGAGCGACGTGCGGAAGAAGTGATTGCTTTGTGTTTAGCCGAACTGGGGATGCAAGCCGGCGTGACGCCGTGGCAGGCGTTTGAGAACCTCGACATGCGAGCGGGCACGATCACGGCAGTCGCGAATCTGCCCAAGGCGCGCAAGCCCGCATACAAGGTCACGGCTGACTTCGGGTCGGAACTGGGCACGAAACGCACGAGTGCTCAGATCACCGTGAACTACAGCAAAGACGAACTGGTTGGCCGCCAGATCATCGGCGTGGTGAATATTCCGCCGAAGCAGATCGGTACGTTCATGTCCGAGTTCCTGATCGTGGGATTCTATCGCGATGACGGATCGGTCATCCTTGCGATCCCTGACAAGTCGATCCCCAATGGTGCAAAGCTTGCGTGA
- a CDS encoding PhzF family phenazine biosynthesis protein, translating to MNSSDGIPIWQVDAFADRPFTGNPAAVCILERYPSDEWMQNVAMEMNLSETAFVVPTDDAGSFHLRWFTPATEVDLCGHATLAAAHTLIEQACVEAGQPIRFQTRSGELVCTPSDSRITLNFPATPPSDDVDPTVAEQTRGALGIREATVLRSKYDLLVIVEDASIVESLRPNFNTIADIDTRGVMVSAAGGSNGTDFVSRFFAPQCGINEDPVTGSAHCCLAPYWAARLGKTSVVGYQASSRGGTVNCEVAGGRVHLAGTAVTVLEGRLLSEPAEG from the coding sequence ATGAACTCTTCCGACGGCATCCCCATCTGGCAGGTCGACGCGTTTGCCGATCGGCCCTTCACCGGCAACCCGGCTGCCGTTTGCATTTTGGAACGCTATCCGAGCGATGAGTGGATGCAAAACGTCGCCATGGAAATGAACTTATCGGAAACCGCGTTCGTGGTGCCGACCGATGACGCAGGCAGTTTCCACCTTCGCTGGTTCACGCCCGCCACCGAAGTCGACTTGTGCGGTCACGCGACCCTCGCCGCGGCACACACTTTGATCGAACAAGCATGTGTCGAGGCTGGTCAGCCGATTCGTTTTCAAACGCGAAGCGGCGAACTGGTCTGCACACCATCCGATTCGCGGATCACACTCAACTTTCCAGCGACTCCGCCCAGCGACGATGTCGATCCGACAGTTGCCGAGCAAACACGCGGCGCGTTGGGAATCCGCGAAGCGACCGTTTTACGGAGCAAGTACGACCTGCTGGTGATTGTCGAAGATGCGAGCATCGTCGAATCGCTTCGGCCGAACTTCAACACGATCGCGGACATCGACACTCGCGGGGTGATGGTGTCGGCCGCCGGCGGATCGAACGGCACCGACTTTGTTTCCCGTTTCTTCGCACCTCAATGCGGGATCAATGAAGACCCCGTCACCGGTTCGGCCCACTGCTGCTTGGCACCGTACTGGGCGGCTCGACTTGGGAAGACGTCGGTGGTTGGCTACCAAGCCTCATCTCGCGGCGGCACGGTGAACTGCGAAGTCGCAGGGGGTCGCGTTCACCTAGCGGGCACTGCGGTAACAGTTCTCGAAGGTCGACTGCTGAGCGAACCGGCTGAAGGATGA
- a CDS encoding TIGR03643 family protein: MTDPQDNELTRGEIDRIIMMAWEDRTSFDAIRTQFGLSPGDVIKLMRSEMTANSFKMWRKRTQGRTTKHEAKFAKTDSGNEQRRFRAKSQRG; encoded by the coding sequence ATGACCGATCCCCAAGACAACGAACTTACGCGAGGCGAGATCGACCGCATCATCATGATGGCTTGGGAGGATCGCACGAGCTTCGACGCGATCCGTACCCAGTTCGGTCTTTCACCCGGAGACGTCATCAAGCTGATGCGATCCGAGATGACGGCGAACTCGTTCAAAATGTGGCGAAAGCGAACGCAAGGCCGAACGACCAAGCACGAAGCCAAGTTTGCAAAAACCGACTCTGGCAACGAGCAACGTCGGTTCCGAGCCAAGTCGCAGCGTGGCTGA
- a CDS encoding HD domain-containing protein, which produces MDEPVTKELVEKVEAIVRERMDGQAAGHGMEHVLRVLVSARAIQSEVGGDLQIVELAALLHDVGDAKFHEGVERSAEFAREILSGLGADFDLIEHVAHIVDNISFRKGDSAKPLSLEGKIVQDADRLDALGAIGIVRTIEYGSAFGQPFYLPDAGDAKTGVGHFHEKLFKLKSLMNTDAGRRMAGDREAFMRTFLNQFLLEYGELKG; this is translated from the coding sequence ATGGATGAACCAGTGACCAAGGAGCTTGTTGAGAAAGTCGAAGCCATCGTCCGCGAACGCATGGACGGACAGGCTGCCGGTCATGGCATGGAACATGTGCTTCGGGTGCTGGTGTCTGCGCGTGCGATTCAATCAGAAGTCGGCGGCGATTTGCAGATCGTTGAATTGGCGGCTTTGCTGCACGACGTCGGCGATGCGAAGTTCCATGAAGGTGTGGAGCGGAGTGCCGAGTTCGCCCGTGAAATTCTAAGCGGCCTGGGTGCGGACTTCGATTTGATCGAGCATGTCGCTCATATCGTCGACAACATTTCGTTTCGCAAAGGAGACTCTGCGAAACCGCTATCGCTGGAAGGCAAGATCGTGCAAGACGCGGATCGCCTGGACGCACTCGGAGCGATCGGGATCGTACGGACGATCGAATATGGCTCGGCATTTGGGCAACCATTCTATTTGCCTGACGCCGGTGACGCGAAGACAGGTGTCGGGCACTTTCACGAAAAGCTTTTTAAGCTGAAGTCGTTGATGAACACCGACGCTGGCCGGCGTATGGCGGGGGACCGCGAGGCGTTCATGCGAACGTTCTTGAATCAGTTCTTGCTTGAGTACGGTGAGTTGAAAGGATGA
- a CDS encoding DNA alkylation repair protein, with protein sequence MTAKQVLSALREVAREDKAAFLPGFFQAVPGGYGEGDRFLGCVVPDQRKVARQFRDLSRDELVKLFASPWHECRLTGMLILVGQYEQAAKPKNPHRDFECREIVDFYLANLAAVNNWDVVDSTAPKILGAWLVENYDERIVLDRLATSEVLWERRVAVLATLSLIKNDEFEEIVELAERLMDDGHDLMNKAIGWMLREMGKRDQSRLEKFLKKHAKTMPRTMLRYSIEKLSRDDRTKWMNQ encoded by the coding sequence ATGACGGCGAAGCAGGTTCTATCAGCGCTTCGTGAGGTGGCTCGCGAAGATAAGGCTGCGTTTTTGCCTGGGTTCTTCCAGGCGGTGCCCGGCGGGTACGGCGAGGGCGATCGGTTTCTCGGTTGCGTGGTGCCGGACCAGCGGAAGGTGGCTCGGCAGTTTCGTGATTTGTCGCGGGATGAGCTTGTAAAACTGTTTGCGTCGCCATGGCATGAGTGTCGGCTGACGGGAATGCTGATTCTGGTAGGTCAGTATGAGCAGGCGGCAAAGCCGAAAAATCCTCATCGTGATTTTGAATGCCGCGAGATTGTGGACTTCTACTTGGCGAACCTGGCTGCGGTGAACAATTGGGACGTCGTTGATTCGACGGCTCCAAAGATTCTCGGGGCCTGGCTGGTTGAAAACTACGATGAACGAATCGTTCTCGATCGGTTGGCGACGAGCGAGGTGTTGTGGGAGCGACGCGTTGCGGTGTTAGCGACTCTCTCGCTCATAAAGAACGACGAGTTCGAGGAAATCGTCGAGCTTGCCGAGCGTCTGATGGACGATGGGCACGATCTGATGAACAAGGCGATTGGATGGATGCTTCGCGAGATGGGGAAACGCGATCAGTCTCGATTGGAAAAGTTCTTGAAGAAGCATGCCAAGACGATGCCACGAACTATGCTTCGTTACTCAATTGAAAAGTTGTCGAGGGACGACCGAACGAAATGGATGAACCAGTGA
- a CDS encoding radical SAM protein — MQRHNLPALEYHLAHGCNLSCQQCSHYSDHHLPGAMPTIEQADADYQKWSHRLKPTWFALLGGEPLLNPAILQHIKLARQHWDSDLMLVTNGFFLHRFPELPKVLVETNCRLEVSQHGTHDEYVKRFREVKHLVWRWREQFPGVRIKIRQSHRGWMRQYKVANGKPMPFNSQPDAAFKVCMQKTCTQLYEGKLWKCPALAYFAKLESKLSLHDLPQWQLFRDYQACSHEATDAELQTFLETKAIPQCSLCPSKRTAFSHPNPLQRSALQ; from the coding sequence ATGCAACGCCACAACTTGCCGGCACTTGAGTATCACCTGGCGCACGGTTGCAATCTGTCCTGCCAGCAATGCAGCCACTACAGCGACCATCATTTGCCCGGTGCGATGCCCACGATCGAGCAAGCCGATGCCGACTACCAGAAATGGTCGCATCGTCTGAAGCCGACTTGGTTTGCGTTGCTCGGCGGGGAGCCTCTGTTGAATCCCGCGATTTTGCAACACATCAAGCTGGCTAGGCAGCATTGGGACAGCGACTTGATGCTGGTGACCAACGGGTTCTTTTTGCATCGGTTTCCCGAGCTACCAAAAGTACTCGTCGAAACGAACTGCCGTCTCGAAGTCAGCCAGCACGGAACACACGACGAATATGTCAAACGCTTTCGTGAAGTCAAACACCTCGTTTGGCGCTGGCGAGAACAGTTCCCCGGCGTCCGAATCAAAATTCGACAGTCGCACCGCGGCTGGATGCGGCAATACAAGGTGGCCAATGGCAAACCGATGCCGTTCAACTCCCAGCCCGACGCCGCATTCAAAGTCTGTATGCAGAAAACTTGCACGCAGCTATATGAAGGCAAACTTTGGAAATGCCCCGCACTGGCCTACTTCGCCAAGCTCGAATCCAAACTGAGCCTGCATGATTTGCCGCAGTGGCAACTCTTCCGCGACTACCAAGCGTGTTCGCACGAAGCCACTGACGCTGAATTGCAAACCTTCCTCGAAACCAAAGCCATCCCGCAGTGCAGCTTGTGTCCCAGCAAACGCACCGCGTTCTCCCATCCCAATCCTCTGCAACGGAGTGCCCTGCAATGA
- a CDS encoding glycosyltransferase yields the protein MRNQATFCIKTIHRPHCCAALVRSIHDHYGDDRPLIHVLDDGKPELRFSAVCPDEAGMVDKVIITPYDIGLSAGRNRLLDAGDTPIVIFADDDHLVTNQTRLPELIATLNKHHDLDLLAALSNNDERPRMLRVDGKTLRIAFGNYRQHRSVRWCHYVGNCFVAYRDILQAIRWDESLKVEEHWDFFWRAKIAGMNVAVDLNHSFKHEHVDPPGYQRRRPEFLKAGLDKHGLEKVVWK from the coding sequence GTGCGTAATCAAGCCACCTTCTGTATCAAGACGATTCATCGCCCCCATTGCTGCGCCGCACTCGTTCGCAGCATTCACGACCACTATGGCGACGACCGTCCGCTGATCCACGTCCTCGACGATGGAAAACCCGAGCTGAGATTTTCGGCCGTATGCCCCGATGAAGCGGGGATGGTCGACAAGGTCATCATCACTCCCTACGACATCGGATTGTCTGCCGGTCGCAATCGGTTGCTCGACGCCGGCGACACGCCGATCGTTATCTTCGCCGATGACGATCATCTCGTCACGAATCAAACGCGTCTTCCTGAGTTGATCGCGACGCTCAATAAGCATCACGACCTCGATTTGCTTGCGGCGCTCAGTAACAACGACGAACGTCCTCGAATGTTGCGTGTCGATGGAAAGACGCTCCGCATTGCATTCGGCAATTATCGACAACATCGCTCCGTACGCTGGTGCCATTACGTCGGCAACTGCTTTGTTGCCTATCGCGACATTCTGCAAGCGATCCGCTGGGACGAGTCACTCAAGGTCGAAGAACATTGGGACTTCTTTTGGCGAGCAAAGATCGCCGGTATGAACGTCGCCGTCGATCTTAATCACTCATTCAAACATGAGCACGTTGACCCGCCAGGATATCAGCGACGGCGACCGGAGTTCTTAAAGGCCGGATTGGACAAACACGGATTGGAGAAAGTCGTATGGAAATGA